In Deltaproteobacteria bacterium, one genomic interval encodes:
- a CDS encoding PspA/IM30 family protein translates to MGIFKRLFKVAESEAHAAIDKFEDPIKMTEQGIRDLKKDLQASLQSLAEVKALQIRTRRDAEEQKQNAASYEKKAMLLLQKAQSGALDSGEADRLAGEALAKKEAASTQALTTTRDLQKQDTMVAQLEANVKKLKSKISTWESELSTLKARAKVAGATRKLNEQLAQVDSSGTVAMLEKMKTKVAEEEALAQSYGEIALIETSVDAEIDKALASGSANEIKAADSLAALKAKMGMS, encoded by the coding sequence GTGGGAATTTTTAAACGATTATTTAAAGTAGCTGAATCTGAAGCGCATGCAGCAATAGATAAATTCGAAGACCCGATTAAGATGACCGAACAGGGCATTCGTGATCTGAAAAAAGACTTACAAGCGAGTTTGCAAAGTCTAGCTGAAGTTAAAGCGTTGCAAATTCGTACTCGCCGTGACGCTGAAGAACAAAAACAGAATGCAGCTTCTTATGAAAAGAAAGCCATGCTGTTGTTGCAAAAAGCTCAAAGCGGTGCGCTTGATAGTGGTGAAGCAGATAGATTAGCCGGTGAAGCGCTAGCCAAAAAAGAAGCTGCAAGTACGCAAGCTTTAACCACCACCAGAGATTTGCAAAAACAAGATACTATGGTAGCGCAACTTGAAGCTAACGTTAAAAAACTAAAAAGCAAAATCAGCACCTGGGAAAGCGAGCTGTCAACGCTTAAAGCCCGCGCTAAAGTTGCTGGCGCAACAAGAAAGTTAAATGAACAGTTAGCCCAAGTTGATTCATCTGGCACCGTTGCCATGCTCGAAAAAATGAAGACTAAAGTAGCAGAAGAAGAGGCATTGGCCCAATCATATGGTGAAATTGCGCTAATTGAGACTAGTGTCGATGCTGAAATTGATAAAGCCTTAGCTAGTGGTAGCGCTAACGAAATTAAGGCGGCCGACTCATTGGCGGCATTAAAAGCCAAGATGGGTATGTCATAA
- a CDS encoding YbjN domain-containing protein: protein MSALEKVKGYLAELGYAITSENTAEEIVVIDDESQGIKNLIIDCEAPILILEQHIFNLKNADAAVYKRLLQINRTLVHGAFVLDDSGERVLFRDTLQLANLDLNELEGSINALSLAMAEHAQELIKFATV from the coding sequence ATGAGTGCTTTAGAAAAAGTAAAAGGCTATTTAGCTGAACTAGGCTATGCAATTACTAGTGAGAATACTGCTGAAGAAATTGTCGTTATTGATGATGAATCGCAGGGTATAAAAAATCTCATTATTGACTGCGAAGCTCCGATTTTAATTCTTGAACAGCATATTTTTAATCTTAAAAACGCTGATGCTGCAGTGTATAAACGGTTACTGCAGATTAACCGCACCTTGGTTCATGGCGCTTTTGTACTTGATGATTCTGGTGAACGTGTACTGTTTCGTGACACACTGCAGCTAGCTAATCTCGACCTTAATGAACTTGAAGGTTCAATTAATGCACTTAGCTTAGCGATGGCTGAACACGCACAAGAGTTAATTAAATTTGCTACTGTCTAA